The Gordonibacter urolithinfaciens genome contains a region encoding:
- a CDS encoding ABC transporter ATP-binding protein, producing the protein MSDEKLNGTSTAPAGADGEPTPIIFLDDIRVTFKTRTGYILHPNKVQAVRGLTLKLMPGQTLGIVGESGCGKSTTANVMCGLQQPTSGRVFFKGKDVTKRTAAERRLIGRVISVVFQDPATALNARMSVHDQLMDPLVVHKIGDKASREARVQELIEMVGLPGSVLDALPGQLSGGQRQRVAIARALSLKPDAIIADEPTSALDVSVRAQILNLLMDLKRDLGLSMVFISHDIQTVRYISDRIIVMNAGVAVENGTAEEVFSNPKDEYTKLLLGAAPSLLHPELGK; encoded by the coding sequence ATGAGCGATGAGAAACTGAACGGGACGTCCACCGCGCCTGCGGGCGCGGACGGCGAGCCCACCCCCATCATCTTCCTCGATGACATCCGCGTGACGTTCAAGACGCGCACCGGCTACATCCTGCACCCGAACAAGGTGCAGGCCGTGCGCGGGCTCACGCTCAAACTCATGCCGGGACAGACGCTGGGCATCGTGGGCGAATCGGGCTGCGGCAAGTCCACGACGGCCAACGTCATGTGCGGCTTGCAGCAGCCCACGTCGGGCAGGGTGTTCTTCAAGGGCAAGGACGTGACGAAGCGCACCGCCGCCGAGCGCCGCCTCATCGGCCGCGTGATCTCGGTGGTGTTCCAGGACCCGGCCACGGCCCTGAACGCCCGCATGAGCGTGCACGACCAGCTCATGGACCCGCTCGTGGTGCACAAGATCGGCGACAAGGCCTCGCGCGAGGCACGCGTGCAGGAACTCATCGAGATGGTGGGCCTGCCGGGATCGGTGCTCGACGCGCTACCGGGGCAGCTTTCCGGCGGCCAGCGGCAGCGCGTGGCCATCGCCCGCGCCCTGTCGCTCAAGCCCGACGCCATCATCGCCGACGAGCCCACGAGCGCGCTGGACGTGTCGGTGCGCGCACAGATCCTGAACCTGCTGATGGACCTGAAGCGCGACCTGGGCCTGTCGATGGTGTTCATCAGCCACGACATACAGACGGTGCGCTACATATCGGATCGCATCATCGTCATGAACGCCGGCGTGGCCGTGGAGAACGGCACGGCGGAGGAGGTGTTCTCGAACCCTAAGGACGAGTACACGAAGCTGCTTTTGGGCGCAGCGCCCTCGCTGCTGCATCCCGAACTGGGCAAGTAG
- a CDS encoding dihydrodipicolinate synthase family protein, producing the protein MTDSPFRGVIPPVVIPLTEKRQLDLEALERSINRMIDAGVDGLFFLGSSGEVAFLTDAQRYHVLQEAVAMVHGRVPVLAGIIDMETLRVVDQAKRASGYGVDALVATAPFYALGGPKEVERHFRAIREHTDLPLFAYDLPVCVHTKLDPTMLVRLGKDGVLQGVKDSSGDDVSFRWLLLENEDAGHPLQLLTGHEVCVDGAYLAGADGAVPGLANLDPASYVEQWRAAQAGDWERVRDIQNHLARLMFVTREVKATVGFGAGVGAFKTALWQMGVFNTNQMREPVCALEGEDVEHIVTVLKQAGLMDADAPTRESTWSACPVFGCSK; encoded by the coding sequence ATGACTGACTCACCGTTTCGCGGCGTGATCCCACCGGTCGTCATACCGCTGACCGAGAAGCGCCAACTCGACCTCGAGGCACTCGAGCGCTCCATCAACCGCATGATCGATGCCGGCGTGGACGGCCTGTTCTTCCTCGGCTCCTCGGGCGAGGTGGCCTTCCTCACCGATGCGCAGCGCTATCACGTGCTGCAGGAGGCCGTGGCCATGGTACATGGCCGCGTGCCGGTGCTGGCAGGCATCATCGACATGGAGACGTTGCGCGTGGTCGACCAGGCCAAGCGCGCGTCCGGCTACGGCGTGGACGCACTCGTGGCCACCGCCCCCTTCTACGCCCTCGGCGGCCCGAAAGAGGTGGAACGTCACTTCCGCGCCATCCGCGAACACACCGACCTGCCACTGTTCGCCTACGACCTGCCCGTGTGCGTGCACACGAAGCTCGACCCCACGATGCTCGTGCGCCTGGGCAAGGACGGCGTGCTGCAGGGCGTGAAGGACTCCTCGGGGGACGACGTGTCGTTCCGCTGGCTGCTGCTGGAGAACGAGGATGCGGGGCACCCGCTGCAGCTGCTCACCGGCCACGAGGTATGCGTGGACGGCGCATACCTCGCAGGTGCGGACGGCGCCGTGCCGGGACTCGCGAACCTCGACCCGGCGAGCTACGTGGAGCAGTGGCGCGCGGCGCAGGCCGGCGACTGGGAGCGCGTGCGCGACATCCAGAATCATCTGGCCCGCCTTATGTTCGTGACGCGCGAGGTGAAGGCCACCGTGGGCTTCGGCGCCGGCGTGGGCGCGTTCAAGACGGCGCTGTGGCAGATGGGCGTGTTCAATACGAACCAGATGCGCGAGCCCGTGTGCGCGCTCGAGGGCGAGGACGTGGAGCACATCGTGACCGTGCTCAAGCAGGCCGGCCTCATGGACGCCGACGCACCCACGCGCGAGTCCACCTGGAGCGCCTGCCCCGTCTTCGGCTGTTCGAAGTAA
- a CDS encoding AGE family epimerase/isomerase, with the protein MTDDTLQKLTATRDWCRSELDACVDFWLAHGMDRENGGVYTCLDRTGEVYSTDKSVWMQGRCAWTFAHLCRLYGERPEWMEAAKSCLDFLEEHCINREAGGRLYFTVTAEGKPLRQRRYCFSEGFYAIANAEYYGLTGEVEHLERARRAYEMIHNLNNGLIEDPTGLGPKTIAETRSGYALGDPMIFLNIIGIMRRVDPANAEEYDRHARECTDRIVNWHYRPELGCTLESVNAQGEPELEYTAGRVVNPGHDIECSWFMMDEANYRGDKELHRTAEQIFRLAIEAGWDDEYDGLLYFIDALGKPTEAYEHDMKLWWPHNEIMIAASKAYRDTGDEYYLDWLLRTVDYCKEHFADPEFGEWYGYLRRDGLPTMPPTKGSTFKGPFHVPRALSMTERVLTELIGD; encoded by the coding sequence GTGACTGACGACACCCTTCAGAAGCTAACCGCCACGCGCGACTGGTGCCGCTCCGAGCTGGACGCCTGCGTGGACTTCTGGCTCGCGCACGGCATGGACCGCGAGAACGGCGGCGTGTACACCTGCCTCGACCGCACGGGCGAGGTGTACTCCACCGACAAGAGCGTGTGGATGCAGGGGCGCTGCGCCTGGACGTTCGCGCACCTGTGCCGCCTGTACGGCGAGCGCCCCGAATGGATGGAGGCCGCGAAGAGCTGCCTGGACTTCCTGGAGGAGCACTGCATCAACCGCGAGGCGGGCGGCCGCCTGTACTTCACGGTGACGGCCGAGGGCAAGCCCCTGCGCCAGAGGCGCTACTGCTTCTCGGAGGGCTTCTACGCCATCGCGAACGCCGAGTACTACGGGCTCACGGGCGAGGTTGAGCATCTGGAGCGCGCGCGCCGGGCGTACGAGATGATCCACAACCTGAACAACGGCCTGATCGAGGACCCGACAGGGCTCGGGCCCAAGACCATCGCGGAAACGCGCTCGGGCTACGCGCTGGGCGACCCGATGATCTTCCTGAACATCATCGGCATCATGCGACGCGTGGACCCGGCGAACGCGGAGGAGTACGACCGGCACGCGCGCGAGTGCACCGACCGCATCGTGAACTGGCACTACCGACCGGAGCTGGGATGCACGCTGGAGAGCGTGAACGCGCAGGGAGAGCCGGAGCTCGAGTACACGGCCGGACGCGTGGTGAACCCGGGCCACGACATAGAGTGCAGCTGGTTCATGATGGACGAGGCCAACTACCGCGGCGACAAGGAGCTGCACCGCACGGCCGAGCAGATCTTCCGTCTGGCCATCGAGGCCGGATGGGACGACGAGTACGACGGCCTGCTGTACTTCATCGACGCGCTGGGCAAGCCGACGGAAGCCTACGAGCACGACATGAAGCTGTGGTGGCCCCACAACGAGATCATGATCGCCGCGTCGAAGGCGTACCGCGACACCGGTGACGAGTACTACCTGGATTGGCTGCTGCGCACGGTGGACTACTGCAAGGAGCACTTCGCCGACCCCGAGTTCGGCGAATGGTACGGCTACCTGCGCCGCGACGGTCTGCCCACCATGCCCCCCACGAAGGGCTCCACGTTCAAGGGCCCCTTCCACGTGCCCCGCGCCCTGTCCATGACCGAACGAGTGCTGACCGAGCTGATAGGAGACTGA
- a CDS encoding ROK family protein: MNYLGIDYDVKNMPVLDEGFIPFGVWMKAYLEGATQPIAVAVEREDGLISVRESFIRGGEFAEADFRYVERLVKFELWSIGGFRVYLRGCDDIAAKLAEAYSPEGARSFDYGFVGDVYEKPLEVVACTEADFPAANEAAKKIGGHLKGCRIGFDAGGSDRKVSAVIDGESVYSEEVVWFPKVTEDPEYHFNEIVTAFKTAASKMPRVDAIGVSSAGTFVGNSPMVASLFIKVPRDRREEVKSIYDRAGLEIGDVPLVVANDGDVTALAGFMSTGKGDILGIAMGTSEAVGYVNDEGNVLGWINELAFAPVDLSPEAMQDEWSGDFGVGCKYFSQDAVIKLAPAAGIELDPELSPAEKLKVVQGLANEGHEGALDIFRSIGVYLAHTLVLYSSFYEIKTLLVLGRVASGVGGDLVISECNRVLAEEYPELDAQINVTLPDEMMRRVGQSVAAASLPEA; the protein is encoded by the coding sequence ATGAACTACCTGGGTATCGATTACGACGTCAAGAACATGCCCGTCCTGGACGAGGGCTTCATCCCCTTCGGCGTGTGGATGAAGGCGTACCTCGAGGGCGCCACCCAGCCCATCGCCGTGGCCGTTGAGCGCGAGGACGGCTTGATCTCGGTGCGCGAGAGCTTCATCCGCGGCGGCGAGTTCGCCGAGGCCGACTTCCGCTACGTGGAGCGCCTGGTGAAGTTCGAGCTGTGGAGCATCGGCGGCTTCCGGGTGTACCTGCGCGGCTGCGATGACATCGCGGCGAAGCTGGCCGAGGCGTACTCGCCGGAGGGCGCACGTTCGTTCGACTACGGCTTCGTGGGCGACGTGTACGAGAAGCCGCTCGAGGTCGTGGCGTGCACGGAGGCCGACTTCCCCGCCGCCAACGAGGCCGCCAAGAAGATCGGCGGCCACCTGAAGGGCTGCCGCATCGGCTTCGACGCCGGCGGGTCGGACCGCAAGGTGTCGGCCGTCATCGACGGCGAGTCGGTGTACTCCGAGGAGGTCGTTTGGTTCCCGAAGGTCACCGAGGATCCGGAGTACCACTTCAACGAGATCGTGACCGCGTTCAAGACCGCCGCCTCCAAGATGCCGCGCGTGGACGCCATCGGCGTGTCGTCGGCCGGCACGTTCGTGGGCAACAGCCCCATGGTGGCCTCCCTGTTCATCAAGGTGCCGCGCGATCGCCGCGAAGAGGTGAAGAGCATCTACGACCGCGCCGGCTTGGAGATCGGCGACGTGCCGCTGGTGGTGGCCAACGACGGCGACGTGACCGCGCTCGCGGGCTTCATGAGCACGGGCAAGGGCGACATCCTCGGCATCGCCATGGGCACGAGCGAGGCCGTGGGCTACGTGAACGACGAGGGCAACGTGCTCGGTTGGATCAACGAGCTGGCGTTCGCGCCGGTGGACCTGTCGCCCGAGGCCATGCAGGACGAGTGGTCCGGCGACTTCGGCGTAGGCTGCAAGTACTTCAGCCAGGACGCCGTCATCAAGCTGGCGCCGGCCGCAGGTATCGAGCTGGACCCGGAGCTCTCCCCCGCCGAGAAGCTCAAGGTGGTGCAGGGCCTGGCCAACGAGGGCCACGAGGGCGCGCTCGACATCTTCCGCTCCATCGGCGTGTACCTGGCGCACACGCTCGTGCTGTACAGCTCGTTCTACGAGATCAAGACGCTCCTGGTGCTGGGCCGCGTGGCCTCCGGCGTGGGCGGCGACCTCGTGATCAGCGAGTGCAACCGCGTGTTGGCCGAGGAATACCCCGAGCTCGACGCGCAGATCAACGTGACGCTGCCCGACGAGATGATGCGCCGCGTGGGCCAGTCCGTGGCCGCCGCCTCGCTGCCGGAGGCGTAA
- the nagA gene encoding N-acetylglucosamine-6-phosphate deacetylase, giving the protein MRIINGSVFVGEGFVERDVFVAEGRFVGEAARAEGGQTVDAAGCYVIPGLVDLHFHGSAGADISDGDLAGLHRMGAYEASRGVTAMCPATMTLPEDVLMRAAQAAAAYEPAADEAALVGINMEGPFISPSKVGAQNPDYVRNPSAEEFRRLQEAAGGLFKLVDIAPEEPGAEEFIREMANEVRISLAHTCTDYDTAARAFELGARQLTHLYNAMDPMHHRKPGPIPAAVEHGEVTAEIIADGVHIHPAMVRLAFQLFGDNRMILISDTLRAAGLEDGTYDLGGQDVTVRGPVATIDNGALAGSVSDLMRCLTVAVRDMGIPLASAVKAASANPARALGLDAERGAIEAGKVADAVLLDKETLDVRAVVLRGELLA; this is encoded by the coding sequence ATGCGCATCATCAACGGAAGCGTGTTCGTTGGCGAGGGGTTTGTCGAGCGCGACGTGTTCGTGGCGGAAGGCCGCTTCGTGGGGGAGGCCGCGCGAGCGGAAGGCGGCCAGACCGTCGACGCGGCCGGCTGCTACGTGATCCCCGGTTTGGTGGACCTGCATTTCCACGGTAGCGCCGGCGCCGACATCAGCGACGGCGACCTGGCGGGCCTGCACAGGATGGGCGCCTACGAGGCCTCGCGCGGCGTCACGGCCATGTGCCCGGCCACGATGACGCTGCCCGAGGACGTGCTCATGCGCGCCGCGCAGGCTGCGGCGGCCTACGAGCCGGCTGCGGACGAGGCGGCGCTCGTGGGCATCAACATGGAGGGCCCCTTCATCTCGCCGAGCAAGGTGGGCGCGCAGAACCCCGACTACGTGCGCAACCCCTCGGCCGAGGAGTTCCGCCGCCTGCAGGAGGCGGCCGGCGGCCTGTTCAAGCTCGTGGACATCGCGCCCGAGGAGCCGGGTGCCGAGGAGTTCATCCGCGAGATGGCGAACGAGGTACGCATTTCGCTCGCGCATACCTGCACGGACTACGACACGGCCGCCCGCGCGTTCGAGCTGGGCGCGCGCCAGCTCACGCACCTGTACAACGCCATGGACCCCATGCACCACCGCAAGCCCGGCCCCATCCCGGCCGCCGTCGAGCACGGCGAGGTGACGGCCGAGATCATCGCCGACGGCGTGCACATCCATCCCGCCATGGTGCGCCTGGCCTTCCAGCTGTTCGGCGACAACCGCATGATCCTCATCAGCGACACGCTGCGCGCGGCCGGCCTCGAGGACGGCACCTACGACCTGGGCGGCCAGGACGTCACGGTGCGCGGCCCCGTGGCCACCATCGACAACGGCGCGCTCGCCGGCTCGGTGAGCGACCTCATGCGCTGCCTGACCGTTGCCGTGCGCGACATGGGCATCCCGCTGGCGAGCGCCGTGAAGGCGGCGAGCGCGAACCCGGCGCGCGCCCTCGGCCTGGACGCCGAGCGCGGCGCCATCGAGGCGGGCAAGGTGGCCGACGCCGTGCTGCTGGACAAGGAGACGCTCGACGTGCGCGCCGTCGTCCTGCGCGGCGAGCTGCTGGCGTAG
- the nagB gene encoding glucosamine-6-phosphate deaminase — MEFIIAESTEDMSRQAADRIASYVDADPSCVLGLATGTTPIGLYACLVEDCAAGKISFADVTTFNLDEYRGLNPEHDQSYRYFMKKHLFDHVDIDQARTHVPEGFNPDADAVLCAAYEEAIEEAGGIDLQLLGLGPNGHIGFNEPEDTFPKATHCVDLTESTIQANSRLFDSIDDVPRQAYTMGIGTIMAARSVLVVVEGSHKAEIVKKAFFGPVTPQVPASILQFHPNATVIVDPAAGELCRDLA, encoded by the coding sequence ATGGAATTCATCATCGCCGAGAGCACCGAGGACATGAGCCGCCAGGCGGCCGACCGCATCGCCTCGTACGTCGACGCCGACCCGTCCTGCGTGCTGGGGCTGGCCACGGGCACGACGCCCATCGGCCTGTACGCGTGCCTCGTGGAGGACTGCGCGGCCGGCAAGATCAGCTTCGCCGACGTGACCACGTTCAACCTGGACGAGTACCGCGGCCTCAACCCCGAGCACGACCAGAGCTACCGCTACTTCATGAAGAAGCACCTGTTCGACCATGTGGACATCGACCAGGCTCGTACGCACGTGCCGGAAGGGTTCAATCCGGACGCCGATGCCGTGTTGTGCGCAGCCTACGAGGAGGCCATCGAAGAGGCGGGCGGCATCGACCTGCAGCTGCTGGGCCTCGGGCCGAACGGCCACATCGGCTTCAACGAGCCGGAGGACACGTTCCCCAAGGCCACCCACTGCGTCGACCTCACCGAGAGCACCATCCAGGCCAACAGCCGCCTGTTCGACAGCATCGACGACGTGCCGCGTCAGGCCTACACCATGGGCATCGGCACCATCATGGCCGCGCGCAGCGTCCTTGTGGTGGTGGAAGGCTCCCACAAGGCCGAGATCGTGAAGAAGGCGTTCTTCGGCCCGGTCACTCCGCAGGTGCCGGCCTCCATCCTGCAGTTCCATCCCAACGCCACCGTCATCGTGGACCCCGCCGCCGGCGAGCTCTGCCGCGATTTGGCGTAA
- a CDS encoding cytochrome C oxidase Cbb3, producing MPTVRQNISYAYTGFMRAHRPAVRHLAKSILAILAVAFLLETFLFNLNYFTSAGYNSISLNDKLNLQETTDEQYKLTAVNHTLEFSNLNTEVHNIWLNFDYRQAAQELTVKIQFTDDAHHTYFDSTEYTVGVPDVAVSTLSDQSEYINLNTAGLVDNLRIEITGENVSYPIKLSDIVLNAHHPFDFNTGRFLATAGILLLAFAFRPRSAIYRIHIVDEPRKSKAAIIATVVIEVYLMSAFLFMGSNLVGVATQGYNSGSWDGHSIVNTFEVGGDNAQQYAELAKAMAHGQLYLEEEPPQWLQDMADPYDKGARDEAQKETGEPYLFDVAYHDGHYYVYFGVVPVVLFYLPFYLLTGANFPTAIGVLIACVAFVLGCSALLDRFARYHFKRVSLGLYLLLQIPLVTCCGILYLLKFPTFYSLPIMLGLAFSVWGLYFWMRGRASAARSTGPEKWYLAGSLCMALVVGCRPQLVVLSLLAFPLFWRPYITERRLFTPRGGREFACLVAPYAVVAAGLMGYNYARFGSLTDFGANYNLTVNDMTKRGWNLGRLAPALFAYFLQPPCVTGVFPYVQPAPFDTTYMGQTIKEVTFGGILACLPVLWVLPFAKRILALRMRQRSTRTIMGVIVVLLASGVIVALLDAQMAGILQRYFADFSFMFLAAVVLLAFIVNENLSPGTMAQNLLMKVLLVLVAVSVVYSVLVCFVPETGWYSDVYSWAYQDVIETAQFWT from the coding sequence ATGCCCACCGTCCGCCAGAACATATCCTACGCCTACACGGGCTTCATGCGCGCGCATCGGCCGGCGGTCAGGCACCTGGCGAAGAGCATCCTCGCCATCCTCGCCGTGGCGTTCCTGCTGGAGACGTTCCTGTTCAACCTGAACTACTTCACGTCTGCCGGCTACAACTCCATCAGCCTGAACGACAAGCTCAACCTGCAGGAGACGACCGACGAGCAGTACAAGCTCACGGCCGTGAACCACACGCTGGAGTTCTCGAACCTCAACACCGAGGTGCACAATATCTGGCTTAACTTCGACTACCGCCAGGCCGCCCAGGAGCTCACGGTGAAGATCCAGTTCACCGACGATGCTCACCACACGTACTTCGACTCCACGGAGTACACGGTGGGCGTGCCCGACGTGGCGGTGTCCACCCTGTCCGACCAGAGCGAGTACATCAACCTGAACACGGCGGGGCTCGTGGACAACCTGAGGATCGAGATCACGGGCGAGAACGTGAGCTATCCCATCAAGCTCTCGGACATCGTGCTGAACGCGCACCATCCGTTCGACTTCAACACGGGGCGCTTCCTGGCCACGGCCGGCATTCTGCTCTTGGCGTTCGCGTTCCGCCCGCGCTCGGCCATCTACCGCATCCACATCGTGGACGAGCCGCGCAAGTCGAAGGCGGCCATCATCGCCACGGTGGTCATCGAGGTGTACCTCATGTCCGCGTTCCTGTTCATGGGCTCGAACCTTGTGGGCGTCGCCACGCAGGGCTACAACAGCGGCTCGTGGGACGGGCACAGCATCGTGAATACCTTCGAGGTGGGCGGCGACAACGCCCAGCAGTATGCCGAGCTTGCCAAGGCCATGGCGCACGGCCAGCTCTACCTCGAGGAGGAGCCGCCCCAGTGGCTGCAGGACATGGCCGACCCCTACGACAAGGGCGCGCGCGACGAGGCGCAGAAGGAGACGGGGGAGCCGTACCTGTTCGACGTGGCCTACCATGACGGGCACTACTACGTCTACTTCGGCGTGGTGCCGGTCGTGTTGTTCTACCTGCCGTTCTACTTGCTCACCGGCGCTAACTTCCCCACGGCTATCGGCGTGCTCATTGCGTGCGTCGCCTTCGTGCTGGGCTGCTCGGCGTTGCTCGACCGCTTCGCGCGCTATCACTTCAAGCGGGTGAGCCTGGGCCTGTACCTGCTGCTGCAGATACCGCTCGTCACCTGCTGCGGCATCCTGTACCTGCTGAAGTTCCCCACGTTCTACTCGCTGCCCATCATGCTGGGGCTGGCGTTCTCCGTGTGGGGGCTGTATTTCTGGATGCGCGGCCGCGCGTCGGCAGCGCGTTCCACCGGGCCGGAGAAGTGGTACCTGGCAGGGTCGCTGTGCATGGCGCTCGTGGTGGGCTGCCGCCCGCAGCTCGTGGTGCTGTCGCTGCTGGCCTTCCCGCTGTTCTGGCGCCCCTACATCACGGAGCGCCGGCTGTTCACGCCGCGCGGCGGACGCGAGTTCGCCTGCCTCGTGGCTCCCTATGCGGTGGTGGCGGCCGGCCTCATGGGCTACAACTACGCCCGCTTCGGCTCGCTCACGGATTTCGGGGCGAACTACAACCTCACGGTGAACGACATGACGAAGCGCGGTTGGAACCTGGGCCGCCTCGCGCCGGCGCTGTTCGCGTACTTTCTGCAGCCTCCGTGCGTGACGGGCGTGTTCCCGTACGTGCAGCCGGCTCCGTTCGACACCACCTACATGGGGCAGACCATCAAGGAGGTCACGTTCGGCGGCATCCTGGCGTGCCTGCCGGTGCTGTGGGTGCTGCCGTTCGCGAAGCGCATCCTCGCGCTGCGCATGCGCCAGCGCTCCACGCGCACCATCATGGGCGTCATCGTGGTGCTGCTGGCGTCGGGCGTCATCGTGGCGCTCTTGGACGCGCAGATGGCCGGCATCCTGCAGCGCTACTTCGCCGACTTCAGCTTCATGTTCCTAGCGGCCGTCGTGCTGCTGGCGTTCATCGTGAACGAGAACCTGTCGCCTGGGACGATGGCGCAGAACCTGCTCATGAAGGTGCTGCTGGTGCTGGTGGCCGTTTCGGTGGTCTACAGCGTGCTCGTATGCTTCGTGCCCGAAACGGGCTGGTATTCCGATGTGTACTCGTGGGCGTACCAGGACGTTATCGAGACGGCTCAGTTCTGGACCTAG
- a CDS encoding adenylate kinase, whose translation MNIVLLGAPGAGKGTQAAKLVEEFATPHISTGDMLRAAVKAGTPLGKKAKSYMDAGELVPDDVIIGLVTERLQDADTEKGFILDGFPRTSAQAVALDAELSKLGRPLDAALLVDVDPEVIVKRLTSRRMCRDCNYIGTAADETCPKCGGEMYQRDDDNEATVRNRLDVYEKSTAPLIDYYRGCDLLVSIDGDRDPNVVYADVKKALAL comes from the coding sequence ATGAACATCGTGTTGTTGGGGGCGCCGGGTGCCGGGAAGGGCACGCAGGCGGCCAAGCTGGTTGAAGAGTTCGCCACGCCGCACATCTCGACGGGGGACATGCTGCGCGCGGCCGTCAAAGCCGGCACGCCGCTGGGCAAGAAGGCCAAGTCCTACATGGACGCCGGCGAGCTCGTGCCCGACGACGTCATCATCGGCCTGGTGACCGAGCGCCTGCAGGACGCGGACACCGAGAAGGGCTTCATCCTCGACGGCTTCCCGCGCACGTCCGCCCAGGCTGTCGCGCTTGACGCGGAGCTCTCCAAGCTGGGCCGCCCGCTGGACGCGGCGCTGCTCGTGGACGTGGACCCCGAGGTCATCGTCAAGCGCCTCACGTCGCGCCGCATGTGCCGCGACTGCAACTACATCGGCACCGCCGCCGACGAGACCTGCCCCAAGTGCGGTGGCGAGATGTACCAGCGCGACGACGACAACGAGGCCACGGTGCGCAACCGCCTCGACGTGTACGAGAAGTCCACGGCGCCGCTCATCGACTACTACCGCGGCTGCGACCTGCTCGTCTCCATCGACGGCGACCGTGACCCGAACGTGGTGTACGCCGACGTGAAGAAGGCGCTGGCCCTGTAG
- a CDS encoding helix-turn-helix transcriptional regulator — MSEKAQARVTEVSYGQFAPFVVVGFGLCWAVMYIIAYSFVFTPLDAFSSLQRDVGRIGYLGGIVVFEMALYALFGRFCSTRFRIPLAVAAYIALAAMVVVSALGEALGLGGWPCAIAMLAAGMWQGAFHILWAEAFMYLDRKSVRRYLYLSIVIGAMLFLLTTLVASSAGMFVTLLLAFLSLVCYVFTHQFWPSHALGDRPVTKDVARSLRKSNVVLVIYGAVFGVGIYACMAPDLPVYVSYPLTGLALAAGVGGLLLFEVHTKRAIAFETFITVLLPAVAVILMVLTGASGTMKWVMYLLLLMLLTAFDASTFCFLFDLTDRLRLTPIKSIARGRIYIQCGMVAAGAVNLVLVNFLDLSRDYAFVMPFFLAVLLFVMVAASGKIDVMPHDPGMASARAEREAGGVDGGVAKSKAMAEEFGLSRRETEVLVLLMQGYDTNAVAEKLFLSPHTVKSHTYHIYQKAGVNSRRELLEKRDGG, encoded by the coding sequence ATGTCGGAGAAAGCACAAGCGCGCGTGACCGAGGTCTCGTACGGCCAGTTCGCACCATTCGTCGTGGTGGGGTTTGGCCTTTGCTGGGCCGTCATGTACATCATCGCCTACAGCTTCGTGTTCACGCCGCTTGACGCGTTCTCGTCCTTGCAGCGCGATGTGGGCCGCATCGGTTACCTTGGGGGCATCGTCGTATTCGAGATGGCGCTCTATGCGCTGTTCGGACGCTTCTGCTCCACGCGATTCCGCATCCCGCTCGCCGTCGCCGCTTATATTGCGCTTGCGGCCATGGTGGTGGTGAGCGCCTTGGGCGAAGCGCTCGGCTTGGGCGGTTGGCCATGCGCGATCGCCATGCTGGCGGCGGGTATGTGGCAGGGTGCCTTCCATATCCTGTGGGCCGAGGCGTTCATGTATCTGGACCGCAAGAGTGTCCGGCGCTACCTGTACCTATCCATCGTCATTGGGGCGATGCTGTTCTTGCTCACTACGCTGGTGGCCTCTTCCGCCGGTATGTTCGTTACGCTGCTGCTGGCGTTCCTCTCGCTTGTTTGCTATGTGTTCACGCATCAATTCTGGCCGAGCCATGCGTTGGGCGATCGACCTGTGACAAAGGATGTCGCACGCTCGCTCAGAAAGAGCAACGTTGTCCTTGTCATCTACGGGGCCGTGTTCGGCGTGGGCATCTATGCTTGCATGGCGCCTGATCTGCCAGTGTACGTGAGTTACCCCCTGACGGGCTTAGCGCTTGCCGCAGGCGTGGGCGGCCTGCTGCTCTTCGAGGTGCACACGAAGCGCGCCATTGCGTTCGAGACGTTCATTACCGTGCTGCTACCTGCCGTGGCAGTTATCCTTATGGTGCTCACCGGTGCGTCGGGAACCATGAAATGGGTTATGTACCTGCTGCTGCTCATGTTGCTCACCGCGTTCGACGCGTCCACGTTCTGCTTCTTGTTCGATCTGACGGATCGGCTGCGCCTCACGCCCATCAAGAGCATCGCCCGAGGCAGGATATACATTCAGTGCGGCATGGTGGCGGCAGGTGCCGTCAACCTAGTCCTCGTGAACTTCCTCGACTTGTCGCGCGACTACGCTTTCGTCATGCCGTTTTTCTTGGCCGTGCTGCTGTTCGTCATGGTGGCGGCCAGCGGCAAGATCGATGTCATGCCCCACGATCCGGGTATGGCATCGGCGCGTGCAGAGAGGGAGGCAGGCGGCGTAGACGGCGGCGTCGCCAAGAGCAAGGCCATGGCCGAGGAGTTCGGCCTGTCGCGGCGAGAGACCGAGGTGCTTGTGCTGCTAATGCAGGGCTACGATACGAATGCCGTCGCTGAGAAGTTGTTTCTGTCGCCCCATACGGTGAAGTCCCACACGTACCATATCTACCAGAAGGCGGGGGTCAACTCGAGGCGGGAGCTGCTGGAGAAGCGCGACGGCGGGTAG